A region of uncultured Anaeromusa sp. DNA encodes the following proteins:
- the nrfD gene encoding NrfD/PsrC family molybdoenzyme membrane anchor subunit: protein MKVNLFGWNFTVTPARYFLTAVALLGIIVIVFRLVTGMGAVTNLSDEWPWGLWIAFDVLTGVALAGGGYSTALIVHILHQDRYYPVARGAMLTSLLGYLLVMAGLFLDIGQWFNFWRPFVSWGHASVLFEVFWCVSIYTSIQFLEFGEVVTERIGQKWHMYFKKMIPVLMIIGVVLPTLHQSSLGALFLIAVHKVYPLWWSEWLPAYFLLSSFFVGPAMVCVESILSGRVFRHPVPLHVLRGLAYIGGVMMFLYLLLKVHDFTVRGLWPLVFQGNLQSWFFFFEMGLCLCVPLGILFTLWGRTKSGLLTYGVLTSLGVIMNRLNTAITAMVMEGKSLYFPSIWEIIVSAALLAMGCLLYCFIVENFYILDYKPKAEKEKVPVQHRITEAELENR from the coding sequence ATGAAAGTTAACTTGTTTGGCTGGAATTTTACAGTGACGCCTGCACGGTACTTCCTGACAGCGGTGGCGCTGCTTGGAATTATTGTCATTGTCTTTCGGCTGGTTACGGGCATGGGCGCTGTGACGAATTTAAGCGATGAGTGGCCGTGGGGGCTTTGGATCGCTTTTGACGTTCTCACCGGCGTTGCTTTGGCTGGCGGCGGTTATTCGACGGCGCTGATTGTGCATATTTTGCATCAGGACCGTTACTATCCCGTGGCCCGGGGGGCCATGTTGACGTCTCTTTTAGGCTATCTGCTGGTTATGGCTGGTCTCTTTTTGGATATCGGCCAATGGTTTAATTTCTGGCGGCCTTTTGTTTCATGGGGCCATGCATCGGTACTGTTTGAAGTTTTTTGGTGTGTGTCCATTTATACAAGCATTCAATTTTTGGAATTTGGTGAGGTTGTTACAGAACGTATCGGCCAGAAATGGCATATGTATTTTAAAAAGATGATTCCTGTGCTCATGATTATTGGAGTTGTACTGCCTACGCTGCATCAATCGTCTTTAGGAGCGCTTTTTTTGATCGCTGTGCACAAGGTGTATCCTTTGTGGTGGTCCGAATGGCTGCCGGCATACTTTTTGCTGTCGTCCTTTTTTGTGGGGCCGGCGATGGTGTGCGTGGAATCCATTTTGTCTGGCCGTGTGTTTCGTCATCCGGTGCCGCTCCATGTTTTACGCGGCTTAGCCTATATTGGCGGCGTGATGATGTTCTTGTACCTTTTGCTGAAGGTGCATGACTTTACGGTGCGAGGATTATGGCCGTTGGTGTTCCAAGGAAATTTGCAGAGCTGGTTTTTCTTCTTCGAAATGGGGCTGTGTCTTTGCGTGCCCTTGGGCATTCTTTTTACCCTTTGGGGGCGGACGAAGAGCGGTCTTCTGACTTACGGCGTGCTAACCAGTCTAGGGGTCATCATGAACCGCCTGAATACGGCGATTACCGCGATGGTTATGGAAGGGAAAAGCTTGTATTTCCCATCAATCTGGGAAATTATCGTTAGTGCGGCGCTGTTGGCGATGGGCTGTTTATTGTATTGCTTTATTGTGGAGAATTTTTATATTTTGGACTATAAGCCGAAAGCGGAAAAAGAAAAGGTTCCAGTACAGCACCGTATAACAGAGGCGGAACTGGAGAATCGGTAA
- a CDS encoding MarR family transcriptional regulator, which yields MDLHGIFHGLHQVVRGIDKGVNQVLAPYGISASEWAVLTSLDKWGELTQKALAEYMHLEAAAISKSVAKLEAKGLVVRKEGLDRRERKVALAGKAKQEYSGWMECTGRHRQAVLADFTDAELQTLLLALQRLQQNADKWKDNEVAGHE from the coding sequence ATGGATTTGCATGGAATTTTTCACGGTTTGCACCAAGTGGTACGCGGCATTGACAAAGGTGTCAACCAAGTATTGGCCCCTTATGGAATTTCTGCCTCGGAATGGGCGGTGCTGACGTCGCTAGACAAGTGGGGCGAGCTAACGCAAAAAGCGTTAGCTGAGTATATGCATTTAGAGGCGGCGGCGATTTCCAAGAGCGTCGCCAAGCTGGAAGCGAAAGGCCTTGTGGTGCGCAAAGAGGGCTTGGACCGCAGGGAACGCAAGGTCGCCTTGGCAGGCAAGGCAAAACAAGAATATAGCGGTTGGATGGAATGTACAGGCAGGCATCGTCAGGCTGTACTGGCTGATTTTACGGATGCGGAACTACAGACGCTTTTGCTGGCATTACAGCGTTTGCAGCAGAATGCGGACAAGTGGAAGGATAATGAGGTGGCAGGGCATGAGTAA
- a CDS encoding MFS transporter has translation MSKSNSEPLWTQRYILTILGMLFVFVPYSLYLPIMPLYVLEELGQSVEMAGLSNALFLLASVLFRTQTAGLESRFGHRKVLLGSSFLFFLSHLLFLVAAQPLWVLSVRFFGGACFAIANTAIMSMGSRFVPDSRKGEGIAYLTTVVTAGSAIGPFVGLQLEALFGFQAIFLFCGLSTLLGWALLLPIREKTQVAFVQEFTFSPKKLLEWQAIPVCSVILLVSLAYAGVLTFAAVYAKEQGLADLIDWFFVVLAFWAVMVRVFTGRIMDLHGPNVVLYPAFALLAAGMVLLGAMPSLWGMLGAAALIGAGYGVLVPTVQTIAVQKSRPERASVVTATYFTFLDLGLAAGAYLLGTLVSSIGLGHMYWLLSFFVIGVWGVYVLVHGRQVVARKVELNKELS, from the coding sequence ATGAGTAAGAGTAATTCGGAACCATTGTGGACCCAACGATATATATTGACAATTCTAGGGATGCTATTTGTTTTTGTGCCGTATTCGCTGTATTTGCCGATTATGCCTTTGTATGTATTGGAAGAATTGGGGCAGAGTGTGGAAATGGCCGGCTTAAGCAATGCCTTGTTTTTACTGGCGTCGGTCTTGTTTCGTACGCAGACGGCGGGTTTGGAAAGCCGTTTTGGACATCGCAAGGTGCTGCTGGGCAGCTCTTTTCTTTTCTTTCTCTCCCATCTTTTGTTTTTGGTGGCGGCGCAGCCGCTGTGGGTACTGTCAGTGCGCTTTTTTGGCGGAGCTTGTTTTGCCATTGCGAATACAGCTATTATGTCCATGGGCAGCCGCTTTGTGCCGGATAGTCGCAAAGGAGAAGGAATTGCTTATTTGACTACAGTAGTGACGGCCGGCTCTGCTATTGGACCGTTTGTGGGTTTGCAATTAGAAGCTCTTTTTGGCTTTCAGGCAATTTTTCTTTTTTGCGGGCTCTCGACATTGCTTGGTTGGGCGTTGTTATTGCCAATTCGAGAAAAAACACAAGTCGCGTTTGTACAAGAGTTTACTTTTTCACCGAAGAAACTTTTGGAATGGCAGGCTATCCCGGTGTGCAGCGTTATATTGCTTGTGTCGCTTGCGTATGCAGGCGTGCTGACTTTTGCTGCGGTATACGCTAAAGAACAAGGCTTGGCTGATCTGATAGACTGGTTTTTTGTGGTCCTAGCGTTTTGGGCAGTAATGGTGCGGGTTTTCACTGGGCGTATCATGGATTTGCATGGTCCCAATGTAGTGCTCTATCCGGCATTTGCTTTGCTGGCGGCGGGGATGGTGCTTTTAGGAGCCATGCCTTCCTTGTGGGGTATGTTGGGCGCGGCGGCTTTGATTGGCGCGGGCTATGGGGTTCTTGTGCCGACAGTACAAACGATCGCTGTGCAGAAATCGCGCCCAGAGCGCGCTAGCGTAGTGACGGCAACCTATTTTACTTTTTTAGACTTGGGTCTGGCTGCGGGAGCGTATCTCCTGGGTACGCTAGTTTCCTCCATTGGTTTAGGGCACATGTATTGGCTGTTGAGCTTTTTTGTTATCGGCGTTTGGGGTGTATATGTATTGGTGCATGGCCGGCAGGTAGTAGCTCGCAAGGTTGAATTGAATAAAGAACTGTCGTGA
- a CDS encoding AMP-binding protein gives MLVHHLIFQGQQDDFAFLGAREEAVTYGQLQNYVAVYRNFFYAQGIRAGENIGLFSKNCVEFVYSYLAIVSLGAVIVPLNFQLTEQEVAYILQDAQVTHLVTDRTLELPVALLVFAEFKEAVLLANDPAAPLLEDSSENEQRPCTIIYTSGTTGKPKGAVLSHRNLLGNAHSYRQVLPMVPKDRVLCVLPMYHCFAWTCSVLTTLLGGAAITILDAFAPKETLMAIREYQVTVIYAVPTMYNVLLRTGEAEDLASVRACISGGAPLPEKIAKRFQEKFGQEILEGYGLSEASPVVSLNPPGRVKPCSIGRPLPAVTVKIDGGKGAVPPGTVGELLVQGPNVMLGYYNLPQETARALRQGWLHTGDLAYLDGDGYIYIVDRLKDMIIVSGENIYPREIEELLYKYPGVIEAAVIGVPDELRGQSTRAYLVFAEGHVFNKKELRDYLQAALAAYKVPKDFVVLDVLPKNQTGKILKRVLRDRALGEDADSEASEG, from the coding sequence ATGCTGGTGCATCATTTAATATTTCAGGGACAACAAGATGATTTTGCTTTTCTGGGGGCTCGCGAGGAAGCGGTTACGTACGGGCAATTGCAAAATTATGTTGCAGTTTATCGCAACTTTTTTTACGCTCAGGGTATTCGGGCGGGAGAAAATATAGGCCTTTTTTCTAAAAACTGTGTGGAATTTGTGTACAGCTATCTAGCTATTGTCAGTTTAGGGGCGGTCATAGTGCCTCTAAACTTTCAATTGACCGAGCAAGAAGTGGCATATATTTTGCAAGATGCCCAGGTAACCCATCTGGTGACAGATCGGACCCTGGAGTTGCCTGTAGCTCTGTTGGTATTTGCGGAATTTAAAGAAGCGGTGTTGCTGGCGAACGATCCAGCGGCGCCGTTGCTGGAAGATAGCTCGGAAAACGAGCAGCGTCCCTGTACTATTATTTATACTTCCGGTACTACGGGAAAACCCAAAGGGGCGGTGCTGAGCCATCGCAATCTGCTTGGTAATGCACATTCTTACCGGCAGGTGCTGCCGATGGTTCCGAAGGATCGCGTGCTTTGCGTGCTGCCCATGTACCATTGTTTTGCCTGGACTTGCTCTGTACTGACGACCTTGTTGGGTGGTGCGGCGATTACTATTTTGGATGCTTTTGCACCTAAAGAGACGCTGATGGCCATTCGCGAGTACCAGGTTACGGTTATCTATGCGGTGCCTACGATGTATAATGTGTTGCTGCGCACAGGCGAAGCAGAGGATTTGGCAAGCGTGCGCGCTTGTATTTCCGGCGGGGCGCCGTTGCCGGAAAAAATAGCTAAGCGGTTTCAAGAAAAATTTGGACAAGAAATTTTAGAAGGATATGGCTTGTCCGAAGCTTCGCCGGTGGTGAGCTTGAATCCACCAGGCCGAGTAAAGCCTTGTTCCATCGGGCGTCCTCTTCCAGCGGTGACTGTGAAAATAGATGGCGGCAAAGGAGCCGTGCCGCCTGGAACGGTAGGGGAACTCTTGGTCCAAGGTCCCAATGTTATGTTGGGTTACTATAATCTGCCGCAGGAAACGGCGCGGGCTTTGCGGCAAGGTTGGCTGCATACGGGAGACTTGGCGTATCTTGATGGAGACGGATATATTTATATTGTTGATCGACTCAAAGATATGATTATTGTTAGTGGTGAAAACATCTATCCGCGGGAGATCGAAGAATTATTATATAAGTACCCCGGTGTTATAGAGGCTGCTGTTATTGGCGTACCGGATGAGTTGCGCGGGCAATCGACCCGGGCCTATCTCGTTTTTGCAGAAGGCCATGTTTTTAATAAAAAAGAGTTGCGCGATTATTTGCAGGCAGCTCTGGCAGCGTATAAGGTGCCTAAAGACTTTGTCGTGTTGGATGTGCTGCCGAAGAATCAGACCGGCAAGATTTTGAAGCGGGTTTTGCGTGACCGGGCGTTAGGTGAAGACGCGGATTCCGAAGCAAGCGAAGGATAA
- the nhaA gene encoding Na+/H+ antiporter NhaA, protein MRKSRLNLRIARQLQTMVTEPFKKFMQANSLGGNLLLVALVIGMVWANSSFAEQYYALWEGSYLGIFLDGFILKKSLHHWLNDGLMAIFFFLIGLEIKRELLVGELSVWRKALFPVAAAAGGMIMPAVFFTVLQGGSPETLRGWAIPTATDIAFALGVLSLLGKRVPVTMKIFLTALAIVDDIGAILLIGLFYSPAPVWGWLGAGAGIFAFMLYLNRSGVRNVSSYLGLAVLLWGAILFSGVHATLAGVLAAFAIPVHTRISRAKAAEKGNLLTRKLQLLSSSEKKVLADQVYHDVLAQIAKLYQDAGTPLQRLEHALHPTVAYAILPLFALANGGVTIQPELLGNVAEPLTLGIIAGLSLGKPVGIVSVCWFLEKLGVAERPSGMSWRQMWSAGCFAGIGFTMAIFIANLAFVEANFLESAKLAILLASLISTFLGVGLLFGSGNAFRNGALLEKET, encoded by the coding sequence ATGCGTAAAAGTCGCTTGAATTTGCGGATAGCACGGCAACTGCAAACGATGGTAACAGAGCCGTTTAAAAAGTTTATGCAAGCCAACTCACTAGGAGGAAATCTTCTTTTAGTGGCTTTGGTTATTGGCATGGTGTGGGCTAATTCCAGTTTTGCAGAGCAGTATTACGCATTATGGGAAGGATCGTATTTGGGCATTTTCCTGGATGGCTTTATTTTGAAGAAAAGCTTGCATCATTGGCTCAATGACGGATTGATGGCAATTTTCTTCTTTTTAATCGGGTTGGAAATCAAAAGAGAGCTTCTTGTAGGAGAACTATCGGTTTGGCGCAAAGCCTTGTTTCCTGTGGCCGCCGCTGCGGGCGGCATGATTATGCCTGCCGTGTTCTTTACTGTGCTGCAAGGCGGCAGTCCGGAGACTCTAAGAGGCTGGGCGATTCCTACGGCGACAGATATAGCTTTTGCTTTAGGCGTGTTATCTTTGCTGGGCAAGCGTGTGCCGGTTACGATGAAAATTTTTCTGACGGCGTTAGCCATTGTGGATGATATCGGGGCGATTTTGTTAATTGGACTGTTTTATTCCCCGGCGCCAGTCTGGGGATGGCTGGGAGCTGGTGCGGGTATTTTTGCGTTCATGCTGTATTTAAATCGTTCTGGAGTTCGAAATGTAAGTTCTTATTTAGGGTTGGCCGTGTTGCTGTGGGGAGCGATCCTTTTTTCCGGCGTACATGCTACCTTGGCGGGCGTGCTAGCTGCCTTTGCTATTCCGGTACACACCCGAATTTCCAGGGCTAAGGCAGCGGAAAAGGGAAATTTATTGACACGGAAATTGCAGCTTCTAAGCTCTTCGGAGAAGAAAGTTTTAGCCGATCAGGTCTATCATGATGTGCTGGCTCAGATTGCTAAATTGTATCAAGACGCAGGCACTCCTTTACAGCGACTGGAGCATGCGTTGCATCCGACGGTTGCGTATGCTATTTTACCGTTGTTTGCGTTAGCCAACGGAGGGGTAACGATTCAACCAGAATTATTGGGGAACGTGGCCGAGCCGTTGACGCTAGGAATCATTGCCGGGCTTTCGTTAGGAAAGCCTGTGGGAATTGTGAGCGTGTGCTGGTTCTTGGAGAAGCTAGGAGTTGCAGAGCGTCCTAGCGGCATGTCGTGGCGGCAGATGTGGTCGGCAGGATGCTTTGCCGGCATCGGGTTTACGATGGCTATTTTTATTGCTAATTTGGCCTTTGTAGAAGCGAACTTTTTGGAGTCGGCTAAATTGGCAATCCTTCTTGCTTCCTTAATATCCACTTTTTTGGGCGTGGGCTTGCTCTTTGGAAGTGGAAATGCTTTTAGAAACGGAGCCTTATTAGAAAAAGAGACATAA
- a CDS encoding Crp/Fnr family transcriptional regulator produces the protein MEYLKQVPLFSDLPPEVLQRIDTVVLERTYKKGESIFMEGEPGQGLHFVRTGRVKIVKTAEDGREHIIKFLKAGEIFAEVLLFNHLPYPAASVAVENSRIGLIRNEDLEMLILENNALALLLIRSLSQRLLYAQQKIKELALQDVPARTAELLLRLSREQGKRDPAGKPLLELPESRQELAGLMGTSRETLSRTLSDFKKRKLISMEGNRIVLLQEEQLIELSS, from the coding sequence ATGGAATATTTGAAACAGGTACCGTTGTTCAGCGATTTGCCGCCAGAAGTCCTGCAGCGCATTGATACAGTGGTTTTGGAACGGACTTATAAAAAAGGCGAAAGCATTTTTATGGAAGGAGAACCAGGGCAAGGCCTTCATTTTGTGCGTACTGGGCGAGTGAAAATTGTTAAAACGGCGGAAGACGGGCGAGAGCATATTATCAAATTTCTAAAGGCTGGAGAGATTTTTGCGGAAGTGCTTTTATTTAACCACCTGCCTTATCCGGCTGCTTCGGTAGCGGTGGAAAATAGCCGGATTGGCTTGATTCGCAATGAGGACCTGGAAATGTTGATTTTGGAAAATAACGCCTTAGCGTTGCTTTTGATTCGCTCGTTGAGTCAGCGCCTGCTTTATGCCCAGCAAAAGATCAAAGAATTAGCGTTGCAGGATGTGCCCGCTCGGACAGCGGAACTGTTGCTGCGTCTGAGCAGGGAACAGGGAAAACGAGACCCAGCAGGGAAGCCGCTTTTAGAACTGCCGGAGTCTAGGCAAGAATTGGCCGGCTTGATGGGAACCTCAAGGGAGACCTTGAGTCGTACGTTAAGCGATTTTAAAAAACGCAAGTTGATTTCTATGGAAGGAAATCGAATTGTGCTGCTACAAGAGGAACAGCTTATCGAGTTGTCTTCTTGA
- the tadA gene encoding tRNA adenosine(34) deaminase TadA, with product MLQQEQDDYYMGLALEEARKAAEKGEIPIGAVLVHDGQVLAMAHNLRETGHDGTAHAEMLAIRQGCAELSRWRLTGTTLYVTIEPCSMCAGALVNSRVTRLVYGSADSKAGAVESLFNIVQHPALNHCLEVTSGVRQEECAGIMKEFFRQRRKK from the coding sequence ATGCTGCAGCAAGAACAGGATGACTATTACATGGGCTTAGCATTGGAAGAGGCGCGCAAAGCCGCAGAAAAAGGAGAAATTCCCATCGGGGCCGTATTGGTCCATGACGGCCAAGTATTGGCGATGGCGCACAATCTTCGCGAAACCGGCCACGACGGTACGGCTCATGCGGAGATGCTGGCGATCCGCCAAGGCTGTGCTGAATTGTCTCGCTGGCGTTTGACTGGGACAACGCTTTATGTTACAATTGAGCCGTGTTCGATGTGTGCGGGAGCCCTCGTAAATAGCCGTGTTACGCGCCTTGTCTATGGCAGCGCGGACAGCAAGGCTGGTGCTGTGGAGTCTTTGTTCAATATCGTACAACATCCTGCATTGAACCATTGCTTGGAGGTTACCTCCGGAGTGCGGCAGGAAGAATGCGCTGGGATTATGAAAGAATTCTTTCGGCAACGGCGCAAAAAATAG